The Aphanothece sacrum FPU1 nucleotide sequence ACTAAAACCTTTTATAATTATCTGAATACAAAACTGGACTCAATTTATTCTGATTCTTTAGGATTTGTACAAATTAAAACCGACAAAATGGATTGTTTTCCTTTAGAATGTCCCTATACTTTGGAGCAATTATTAGATATTAACTGGCTACCTAAATTTTAAGTGCGATTATTTCCACATAAATAAATATTGTAATTTGTAGGGTGTGTTAGCGTAGCGTAACGCACCTAAACCGGTTAATATCAGACATAAGGTCTGTCATTAATTATTAATTTAGCCAAGAATATAGAAAGATTGAGAATAAACTAATTGACAAAGAAATTATCAGAATACGAAGATACAATAAGTTTTCAAGTTCTGTTAATTGAAAGAAGTATTAAGCAAAAAATACAAGAAGAATTATAAATTAATAGATATTTTTTGTTAAATCAACGCCTGAAGATAGACTAAAGTCTGATACTATAGGAACGAAGCCTCCGAAGGGAGGCTAAATTCAACCCGCGTGGGTGGGTTTTGTTTTTATAGCTTAACCCTGAGCGAGTTTAAGCTCGTTAAAACTACATTTTTTTGACAAATTCTTGATGTTCTTCTGTAGCAATTCCCTGTTGTAAAACCTCTAAAACTCTAGATAAATTTTCTGTTAATAAAGCATTAACATCTAACCATAAACCCGAATATATTTCACTTTTAATAACCCCATTTTCATCAGGTTCTAGTTTAATATATTTACCCTCTTTTAATATAAACCAATCAAATTCATTATCATATACTCGCCAGACTAAATACTCTTGGACTTGATTACGTCGGTAAGCTTTCATTTTATCATTTAAGTCAATAGAAACAGTACTCGCCGCAATTTCCACAATTAATTCTGGCGCACCTTCTACATAATCATCCTCACTAATAATTGATTGTCCACCCTTTTCAATTCTTAATAAAGCATCAGGTTGAGGATCATTATCAACATCAAGTCTTACCGTAGCATTATCAGCTAATTCAACTCCTGGTGTAGATGCTTCATAAACCCCTAACCAAGTCATAATTTGAGCATGAGGTTTGCCATGTTGTCTAAATCTTAATGCTGCTGCCATATAAACAATTCCTTCTATTAATTCTGCTTTCTTTAAATGTGGCATTTTCTGATAACGGGTTTCAAATTCAAAGCGGGTTAATTTATCCCCATTTTCTAAAGGCGGAATTGTTAAATTAGCTTTTATTATACTCTGAGTCATGATGATTACTCCTATTAATAGCTGTATGATTTAAGTTAAGAATTACTCAATAAATTAACAAATTCTTGATGTTCTTTCGTAGCAAGTCCCTGTTGTAAAACCTCTAAAACTCTAGCTAAATTTCCTATTAACAAAGCATTAATATCTAACCATAAACCCGAATATATTTCACTTTTAATAACCCCATTTTCATCAGGTTCTAGTTTAATATATTTACCTTCTCTTAATCTAAACCAATCAAATTCATTATCATATACTCGCCAGACTAAATACTCTTGGACTTGATTTCGTCGGTAAGCTTTCATTTTATCATTTAAGTCAATAGAAACCTTACTCGCAGCAATTTCTACAATTAATTCTGGCGCACCTTCTACATAATCATCCTCACTAATAATTGATTGTCCACCCTTTTCAATTCTTAATAAAGCATCAAAGCGGGTTAATTTATCCCCATTTTCTAAAGGCGGAATTGTTAAATTAGGTTTAATTATACTCTGAGTCATCATTATTACTCCTATTAATAACTGCTAACTGATAACTGATAACTGAAATTACCCCCTTCACTCTTTCCCCCAAGCTGCCATTTTTCCAGGGTTCATTAACCCATAAGGATCAACTTGTTTTTTAAAGTTTAATTGAGCAAAATCAATAATTTTACGCCCCCCATCTTCAAGAATATAAGTATGAGGGTTAGCAATACCTGCCCCTTGTTCTTCGTGATATTTTATGATCTCATTAAGTCGTTCTTCTGTGGTAAATTTTATTAATTGTAATCCTGCTGGAATTGTCTTTCCGTTGACTTTTATAAACTCTAAATGAATCATTACTTCATCCCCAAAATAATGATAAAAGTGTTCAACTTTTTCTAACGTAAAGTAAAAAGTTTGTAGATAAGTTAAGGTCGGATCAACACTACGAGCGTGTAACGTGGTATGATTCCAAGTAAATTCCAGTAAACTTGTCCCTTTACTGGCTTCTTGGGCAGTTTTCAGGTAAGTTATCTCCCCTTGATACTCAGATACTAATTCATGAAAAGCATCTAAATCGTACTCTGACACCATCAACAAGGCACAATGTTTGCCTAAGGGTAAATAATCGTTTAATCCTGTCAAATAAGGGCAAATGGGGGCAGCATGAACGGTAATCAGCTTTTTAACCATACCATCACTATCCCCTAAAGCTTGACCAAAACGGGCAGCCGTCATAAACTCATCAAAGACGACGATAATTTCAGCCCAAGGATAAGCGGGGGCTAAAGGGAGTTCTAATTGGGTTATAATGCCATTAGTGCCGTAAGCGTGGTTAACTTTTTGCACTTCATCCCCTCGTAATTCAATGATACAGGGTTCTTCTTCTAGAGTAACGATTCGTAAAGCTTGGACGTTACCGCGATCGCGTAATTGTCCATAGGTAATTGAACCCATGCCCATACTTCCGCCACCGATAAATCCCCCAATAGTGGCAATGCGATAGGTAGAAGGGGCCATGCGTAGTTCCCAGCCAATTTCTCGCGCTTTTTTGTCAAAAGCAGCCATTTTTACCCCTGGTTCAACACAAGCTAAACCTGGTTCAATCCAAGGAATTTGGCTCATTTTCGTCGTATCTAAGATAATACCACCTTCTAGGGGGATACATTGCCCATAATTTCCGGTTCCTGCCCCTCTAACGGTCAAGGGAATCTTATAATTAAGACAGGTTTGGGCAATTTGAATGATTTCGTCTTCATTAGTGGGGCGAACAACCAAATTACCCCGTTTATCTTTGAGTTTTTCGTAAAGAATCGGGCTAAAGTGATAATAGTCTAGAGAAAGTTTAGTCAGTTGGATCGGATCTATAATTATTTCTAAATTAGAAAGATCCGCAGTGATTTTATCCCATGGGAGTATCATAGATGTCATAAGCTCTTTAATAATGAATAATGGACAATAGACAATTAATAATTATTTAAACATCTAATTGTCAATTCCTTAGTAAATATGTAAATCTATTACTTTAGAGGAAATATTATTTTTATTATAAAACGTTTTGGAATAAATTAAGAAGTATGTTTGATACAGGATTAAAACGCATTACTGAACGATTAAGCCAAGCACTAGATCGAGATATTCTGATACAAAATACAGCTAACGCATTAAGAAATAATTTGCACGTTAATAGGGTAGTTCTCTATTATTTTTATCGTCATTGGCAAGGACAAGTTATCTATGAAGCTATCAGTTCTCAACACTTTTCTATTTTAGGATCTATGGGGCCTGATGATTGTTTTAATGGGGAATATGCTAAATTGTATGAAGATGGAAGACTTAGGGCAATTAATGATATTAATACTGAAGCAATAACCCCCTGTCATCGAGATTTTTTGCTAGATTTGCAGGTTCGGGCTAATCTAGCTGCTCCTATTCTTAATTCTAAAGGATTGTGGGGATTATTGATTGCTCACCATTGTCAAAGTTCTAAGTCATGGACTGATCTAGATATTGAGGAGATCAAAAAATCAGCAGCAATTTTAGAGAAAGCACCCGCTATTCAAAATAGTTAAGTTTACAATAAATAGAAGTAAACCCTATCGGACAAATTATGACAACAACAGATACCCCAAAACCTTCTCAACCGGATCAAGATACTTATCTTAATGAGATTCCTGATGAAGTCGAGATGTCTTTATTTGATCATCTTGAAGAATTGCGAATGCGTATTTTTTATGGATTAATTGCTGTTGTTATTGGCATAATTGGCTGTTTTATTATAGTCAAACCTTTAGTAAAATGGTTACAAATTCCAGCCCAAGGGGTAAAATTTTTACAATTGGCACCAGGAGAATTCTTTTTTGTTTCTATTAAGGTCGCGGCCTATAGTGGATTATTAATATCAAGTCCTTTTATTCTTTATCAAATTATTCAGTTTGTTTTACCTGGATTAACTCGTAAGGAACGTGGTTTATTAGGTCCCGTTGTTTTAGGTTCGAGTGTTTTATTTTTTGCAGGAATAGGGTTTGCTTATTGGGCATTAATTCCCGCAGCTTTAAACTTTTTTATTAATTATGGGGCAGATGTTGTTGAACAATCATGGTCAATTGAGCGTTATTTTGAATTTGTTTTATCATTAATGTTTTGTGTTGGAATTGCTTTTCAGATCCCAATTATTCAATTAATTTTAGGATTTTTAGGGATTGTTTCTTCAGAAATAATGTTAAAAGGATGGCGGTTTGTTATCTTAGCATCAGTCATTTTAGGTGCAGTTTTAACCCCATCTACTGATCCTTTAACTCAGTCTCTTTTAGCAGGGGCAGTATTAGCTTTATATTTTGGAGGTATTGGTATGGTAAAAATTATTGGTAAGTAAATAAATATATTAATTGTAGAACAGGCATCTTGCCTGTTATCAATCTTTTTCAATTCTCTACCTTCAAGGAAAATGTAA carries:
- a CDS encoding Uma2 family endonuclease; the encoded protein is MTQSIIKANLTIPPLENGDKLTRFEFETRYQKMPHLKKAELIEGIVYMAAALRFRQHGKPHAQIMTWLGVYEASTPGVELADNATVRLDVDNDPQPDALLRIEKGGQSIISEDDYVEGAPELIVEIAASTVSIDLNDKMKAYRRNQVQEYLVWRVYDNEFDWFILKEGKYIKLEPDENGVIKSEIYSGLWLDVNALLTENLSRVLEVLQQGIATEEHQEFVKKM
- a CDS encoding Uma2 family endonuclease; the protein is MTQSIIKPNLTIPPLENGDKLTRFDALLRIEKGGQSIISEDDYVEGAPELIVEIAASKVSIDLNDKMKAYRRNQVQEYLVWRVYDNEFDWFRLREGKYIKLEPDENGVIKSEIYSGLWLDINALLIGNLARVLEVLQQGLATKEHQEFVNLLSNS
- a CDS encoding FAD-binding oxidoreductase; the protein is MILPWDKITADLSNLEIIIDPIQLTKLSLDYYHFSPILYEKLKDKRGNLVVRPTNEDEIIQIAQTCLNYKIPLTVRGAGTGNYGQCIPLEGGIILDTTKMSQIPWIEPGLACVEPGVKMAAFDKKAREIGWELRMAPSTYRIATIGGFIGGGSMGMGSITYGQLRDRGNVQALRIVTLEEEPCIIELRGDEVQKVNHAYGTNGIITQLELPLAPAYPWAEIIVVFDEFMTAARFGQALGDSDGMVKKLITVHAAPICPYLTGLNDYLPLGKHCALLMVSEYDLDAFHELVSEYQGEITYLKTAQEASKGTSLLEFTWNHTTLHARSVDPTLTYLQTFYFTLEKVEHFYHYFGDEVMIHLEFIKVNGKTIPAGLQLIKFTTEERLNEIIKYHEEQGAGIANPHTYILEDGGRKIIDFAQLNFKKQVDPYGLMNPGKMAAWGKE
- a CDS encoding GAF domain-containing protein translates to MFDTGLKRITERLSQALDRDILIQNTANALRNNLHVNRVVLYYFYRHWQGQVIYEAISSQHFSILGSMGPDDCFNGEYAKLYEDGRLRAINDINTEAITPCHRDFLLDLQVRANLAAPILNSKGLWGLLIAHHCQSSKSWTDLDIEEIKKSAAILEKAPAIQNS
- the tatC gene encoding twin-arginine translocase subunit TatC, which gives rise to MTTTDTPKPSQPDQDTYLNEIPDEVEMSLFDHLEELRMRIFYGLIAVVIGIIGCFIIVKPLVKWLQIPAQGVKFLQLAPGEFFFVSIKVAAYSGLLISSPFILYQIIQFVLPGLTRKERGLLGPVVLGSSVLFFAGIGFAYWALIPAALNFFINYGADVVEQSWSIERYFEFVLSLMFCVGIAFQIPIIQLILGFLGIVSSEIMLKGWRFVILASVILGAVLTPSTDPLTQSLLAGAVLALYFGGIGMVKIIGK